From Halapricum desulfuricans, a single genomic window includes:
- a CDS encoding lipopolysaccharide biosynthesis protein, whose amino-acid sequence MSRDIDPDERDALVTIAHGAVVTSGAVSAQRALSTATEFVLTRGLGPVTYGVYALAWRIAQVLSRLVTFGSVPALQRFLPAADDAAQRSRVTGLAYVTTIGFGSVIAVSVWLLAPLINERTVTEPAFTPAMRLFGLLVGLLGLVMIVAAIFRAIGSARGEVLFNKLLRPSARLVGATLALALGYSVVGVAGAMVVCMLALVVIGVPASTRSTGIVPRVHGIRSEARRFYNHAGPVAMSSLGKVFQNRVDILLVGALLTAVDAGTYNVVLVLISITWIPLLSFNQLLPPVASDLYADDQMETLNAVYSSATRLIVTTVLPFLAVLGVYGEQLLAVFGPTYARGYVPLVVYLGGVFVGSAVGATGWLLMMTDHQYARMLLDWILAVLNVALTYAFTVRFGLVGAALGTSLAIATQNGLQVLLLRHFEGLFPFDRTFLKPLVAGSGMIAAMLAVRVSLSGLTAIAAGTLVGLASYMFGLVVLGVDPRDRLVITELAARYREAIAGTFTR is encoded by the coding sequence GTGTCGCGCGATATCGACCCGGACGAACGCGACGCGCTCGTGACGATTGCCCACGGTGCCGTCGTCACCTCGGGAGCCGTTTCGGCACAGCGAGCCCTGTCGACGGCAACCGAGTTCGTCCTCACGCGCGGGCTCGGCCCGGTCACCTACGGGGTGTACGCGCTGGCCTGGCGGATCGCCCAGGTCCTGTCGCGCCTGGTCACGTTCGGAAGCGTCCCCGCACTCCAGCGGTTTCTCCCCGCGGCCGATGACGCCGCACAGCGCTCTCGCGTGACCGGATTGGCCTACGTGACGACGATCGGCTTCGGGAGCGTCATCGCGGTCAGCGTCTGGCTACTCGCACCGCTGATCAACGAGCGCACCGTCACCGAACCGGCGTTCACGCCGGCGATGCGGCTGTTCGGGCTGCTCGTCGGACTGCTCGGGCTCGTGATGATCGTCGCGGCGATCTTCCGGGCGATCGGCTCCGCGCGCGGAGAGGTGCTGTTCAACAAGCTCTTGCGACCGTCAGCCCGTCTCGTCGGCGCGACACTCGCACTGGCGCTGGGGTATTCGGTCGTCGGCGTCGCGGGTGCGATGGTCGTCTGTATGCTCGCGTTAGTCGTCATCGGGGTCCCCGCGTCGACCCGGTCGACCGGAATCGTGCCACGAGTGCACGGGATCCGTAGCGAGGCACGACGGTTCTACAACCACGCTGGCCCGGTCGCGATGAGCAGCCTCGGAAAGGTGTTCCAGAACCGGGTCGACATCCTGCTGGTCGGTGCGCTATTGACGGCTGTCGACGCCGGGACCTACAACGTCGTGCTCGTGTTGATCTCGATCACCTGGATCCCGCTGTTGTCGTTCAACCAGTTGTTGCCGCCGGTCGCGTCTGATCTCTATGCTGACGATCAGATGGAGACACTCAACGCCGTCTACTCCTCGGCGACGCGGCTCATCGTGACGACCGTCCTCCCCTTCCTCGCCGTGCTCGGCGTCTACGGAGAGCAGTTGCTCGCGGTCTTCGGGCCGACGTACGCACGCGGGTACGTCCCGCTGGTCGTATATCTCGGCGGCGTGTTCGTCGGCAGCGCCGTCGGCGCAACCGGGTGGTTGCTGATGATGACCGACCACCAGTACGCCCGCATGCTCTTGGACTGGATACTCGCCGTCCTGAACGTGGCCCTGACGTACGCGTTCACCGTCAGGTTCGGACTGGTCGGTGCGGCGCTGGGCACCTCGCTGGCGATCGCCACGCAGAACGGGCTGCAGGTGCTGTTGCTCCGGCACTTCGAGGGGCTGTTCCCGTTCGATCGGACCTTCCTGAAGCCGCTGGTCGCCGGCAGCGGTATGATCGCGGCGATGCTCGCCGTGCGAGTGTCGCTGTCCGGCCTCACTGCCATCGCAGCCGGCACACTCGTCGGACTCGCGAGTTATATGTTCGGACTGGTCGTGCTCGGCGTCGACCCGCGAGATCGACTCGTCATTACGGAACTGGCGGCTCGGTATCGCGAGGCGATCGCAGGGACGTTTACGCGATAG
- a CDS encoding DUF6293 family protein — MHTHIVPVGFDYDRLIAPLVREQLDVDRAILLEGAVGSEANVEYSQQLAAQLETDFQSLLGAETERISLADVYDYDAAFEEAYALINAELDHSPETEVWVNISAMPRPVSFAFATAANSIMVEREGDRDRIHTYYTAPEKYLETELAEELREGIDLVTDLSRELDDDRVEEWLTSARDLLAEFDERGTTIGAKEIDGSYVVELPVASFSNVKPFEEVILFTLGEHDEFESVSELAQQLATELGEEYTDSFRSKVLYNVDRLGPGGKGYIEQESHGKSYRTRLSRIGQLWVRAHSDDERERFSEWGRS, encoded by the coding sequence ATGCACACCCACATCGTCCCGGTCGGATTCGACTACGACCGGTTGATCGCGCCACTGGTGCGCGAGCAGCTCGACGTCGATCGGGCGATTCTGCTGGAGGGCGCGGTCGGCAGCGAGGCCAATGTCGAATACTCACAGCAGCTGGCTGCCCAACTGGAGACCGACTTCCAGAGCCTCCTGGGGGCGGAAACCGAACGCATCTCACTCGCAGACGTCTACGACTACGACGCGGCCTTCGAGGAGGCCTACGCCCTGATCAACGCCGAACTCGATCACAGTCCTGAGACGGAAGTGTGGGTCAACATCTCCGCGATGCCCCGGCCGGTCTCCTTTGCGTTCGCGACGGCCGCCAACTCCATTATGGTCGAACGCGAGGGCGACCGCGACCGGATCCACACTTACTACACGGCTCCCGAGAAGTACCTCGAAACTGAGCTGGCCGAGGAGTTGCGCGAGGGGATCGACCTGGTGACCGATCTCAGTCGGGAGCTTGACGACGACCGGGTGGAGGAGTGGCTCACGAGCGCCCGGGACCTGCTCGCGGAGTTCGACGAGCGCGGGACGACCATCGGTGCCAAGGAGATTGACGGCAGCTACGTCGTCGAACTTCCGGTGGCGTCGTTCTCGAACGTCAAACCCTTTGAGGAAGTCATCCTCTTCACCCTCGGCGAACACGACGAGTTCGAATCGGTCTCCGAACTGGCCCAGCAACTGGCGACGGAACTCGGTGAGGAGTACACCGACAGCTTCCGCTCGAAAGTGCTGTACAACGTCGATCGGCTCGGCCCCGGCGGCAAGGGCTACATCGAACAGGAGTCACACGGCAAGTCCTACCGGACTCGACTCTCCCGAATCGGACAGCTGTGGGTTCGAGCCCATTCCGACGACGAGCGCGAACGATTCAGCGAGTGGGGCCGAAGCTAG
- a CDS encoding NADH-quinone oxidoreductase subunit N produces the protein MDPLVNLPDWAGMAPMLAFAVTALVLFLLDSIEPESGSLSLTVLTGVGLVGSLAAVVLSGWFLLEAGTVELFDGAYIVDEMSLFFTALIGSVTALVVLGSHDYIAEEDHQAEYYSLVFLAATGMAMVASANSLASAFVAVELVSLPSYALVAYLKHNRGSVEAGLKYFLVGALSSAIFVYGISLVYGATGAMQFDMVADAIATDSLAGGPGILGLGILMVIGGVAFKTAAVPFHFWAPEAYEGAPAPISGFLSSASKAAGFVLAFRVFTVAFPIEAVSGTFDWTLAFLILSVVTMTLGNFAAATQEKVKRMLAYSSIGHAGYVLMALAAFSGTGTESLLADVSNDSLLLGAGMMHLLVYGFMNTGAFLFVALAEYWGVGRRFEDYNGLWRDAPIASVAMTVFLFSLAGLPVGAGFLSKYVLFMGVIGAGLWWLVVIALINSALSLYYYSRLVKALWIETPETPREIDSYPAGLYAAVVGAAVVTVLLLPGFGVVAEEAIAAAGALL, from the coding sequence ATGGATCCGCTCGTCAACCTGCCTGACTGGGCCGGGATGGCGCCGATGCTCGCTTTCGCCGTGACGGCGCTGGTGTTGTTCCTGTTAGACAGCATCGAGCCGGAATCGGGCTCGCTGAGCCTGACGGTCCTGACGGGCGTCGGGCTGGTCGGCTCGCTGGCCGCTGTCGTGCTCTCGGGCTGGTTCCTCCTCGAAGCGGGGACGGTCGAGTTGTTCGACGGCGCGTACATCGTCGACGAGATGAGTCTGTTCTTCACGGCGCTGATCGGCAGCGTCACCGCCCTCGTCGTGCTCGGTAGCCACGACTACATCGCCGAGGAAGACCACCAGGCCGAGTACTACTCGCTCGTGTTCCTGGCGGCGACCGGGATGGCGATGGTCGCCTCCGCGAACAGCCTGGCGTCGGCGTTCGTCGCCGTCGAACTCGTCTCGTTGCCGTCCTACGCACTCGTGGCCTACCTCAAGCACAACCGCGGGTCCGTCGAGGCCGGCCTGAAGTACTTCCTCGTCGGCGCGCTGTCGTCGGCGATCTTCGTCTACGGGATCAGCCTCGTCTATGGCGCGACCGGCGCGATGCAGTTCGATATGGTCGCTGACGCGATCGCCACAGACTCACTCGCCGGTGGGCCGGGTATCCTCGGGCTCGGCATCCTGATGGTCATCGGCGGAGTCGCGTTCAAGACCGCCGCCGTGCCGTTCCACTTCTGGGCGCCGGAGGCCTACGAGGGTGCGCCCGCGCCGATCTCCGGCTTCCTCTCCTCGGCCTCGAAGGCCGCCGGATTCGTGCTCGCGTTCCGCGTGTTCACCGTCGCGTTCCCGATCGAGGCGGTCTCGGGGACCTTCGACTGGACGCTGGCGTTCCTGATCCTGTCGGTCGTCACGATGACGCTCGGGAACTTCGCGGCCGCGACACAGGAGAAGGTCAAGCGTATGCTGGCGTACTCCTCGATCGGTCACGCCGGCTACGTCCTGATGGCACTTGCCGCGTTCTCCGGGACGGGCACGGAGAGTCTGCTCGCGGACGTGAGCAACGACAGCCTGCTGCTCGGTGCCGGGATGATGCACCTGCTGGTCTACGGCTTCATGAACACGGGTGCGTTCCTGTTCGTCGCGCTGGCCGAGTACTGGGGCGTCGGCCGCCGGTTCGAGGACTACAACGGGCTCTGGCGGGACGCGCCGATCGCCTCCGTCGCGATGACGGTCTTCCTGTTCAGCCTGGCCGGGTTGCCCGTCGGCGCGGGCTTCCTCTCGAAGTACGTCCTCTTCATGGGCGTGATCGGGGCCGGCCTGTGGTGGCTGGTCGTCATCGCGCTGATCAACAGCGCCTTGAGCCTGTACTACTACTCGCGGCTCGTCAAGGCGCTGTGGATCGAGACGCCCGAGACGCCCCGCGAGATCGACTCCTACCCGGCCGGCCTCTACGCTGCGGTCGTCGGCGCGGCCGTCGTGACAGTGCTGCTGTTGCCCGGGTTCGGCGTCGTCGCGGAGGAAGCGATCGCCGCTGCGGGTGCACTGCTCTAA
- a CDS encoding NAD(P)/FAD-dependent oxidoreductase: MIDVAIIGGGPAGSSAAVYTARADQETLIFDKGDGTTENVDFMENVYGFPEGATGPELVDVGQEQATKFGAEIVEEEVVRVAEADDGYLVETEADEYTARGIILATGASYESPAIPHVDDYEGKGVSYCVECDAFFYQDSPVGIVGAGNYAAKEAMMMLDYTDDVRVLTNGTDLEMDDVLQEQLQDEQIEIITEPVDHIVGDEMVEGVELDDGDVIELEGLFVALGAAGGADIADMLGIPRDGSYLDVDEDQFTGVDRVYAAGDLTGGQRQVNVSVGEGTTAAINLLEDFRGGEYIDYKKIEA, from the coding sequence ATGATCGACGTAGCTATTATCGGCGGTGGGCCCGCGGGATCGAGTGCTGCAGTGTACACGGCGCGGGCGGATCAGGAGACGCTGATCTTCGACAAGGGAGACGGCACGACGGAGAATGTTGACTTCATGGAGAACGTCTACGGGTTCCCGGAGGGTGCGACCGGCCCGGAACTCGTCGACGTCGGACAGGAGCAGGCCACGAAATTCGGCGCGGAGATCGTCGAGGAGGAGGTCGTCCGAGTCGCCGAAGCGGACGACGGGTACCTCGTCGAGACTGAAGCAGACGAGTACACAGCCCGTGGGATCATCCTCGCGACGGGCGCGTCCTACGAGTCGCCGGCGATCCCCCACGTCGACGACTACGAGGGCAAGGGTGTCTCCTACTGTGTCGAGTGTGACGCCTTTTTCTATCAGGACTCGCCGGTCGGCATCGTCGGTGCGGGCAACTACGCCGCCAAGGAAGCGATGATGATGCTGGACTACACCGACGACGTCCGCGTGCTGACCAACGGCACCGACCTGGAGATGGACGACGTGCTGCAGGAACAGCTACAGGACGAACAGATCGAGATCATCACCGAACCCGTCGACCACATCGTCGGCGACGAGATGGTCGAAGGCGTCGAACTCGATGACGGTGACGTCATCGAACTCGAAGGGCTGTTCGTCGCGCTCGGCGCGGCCGGTGGCGCGGACATCGCCGACATGCTCGGCATCCCGCGGGACGGGTCGTACCTCGACGTCGACGAGGACCAGTTTACGGGCGTCGACCGGGTCTACGCTGCCGGTGACCTCACCGGTGGCCAGCGCCAGGTCAACGTCTCCGTCGGCGAGGGCACGACGGCTGCGATCAACCTGCTCGAGGACTTCCGCGGCGGCGAGTACATCGACTACAAGAAAATCGAAGCGTAG
- a CDS encoding sodium:solute symporter family protein, protein MANVPLQLGIITAYLLIALVVGLLAYRVTDRTAEDYYLASRTFGTVVLLFTTFATLLSAFTFFGGPNISAGSGPEWILVMGLMDGVLFAVLWYVIGYKQWLLGQREGYLTLGQMLGDRFGSTALRVLVAAVSIFWLFPYVMLQQQGAGTALVALTEGAVPYWVGAGGITLFMIVYVTLAGMRGVAWTDTLQGLFMLVMVWGAFVWVLAAVGGPTAATSKLASTDPEFLALGGGLYSPQYVISTAVSIAFGVSMFPQVNQRFFVAESKMVLKRTFALWPVLVILLFVPAFMLGAWAAGYGISPADGNVLPLLLNEFTPGWFAALVVAGAMAAMMSSSDSMLLSGSSYLTRDIYRQVVSTATQRREDLLARVGVALFAALTFVASLFQPGTLVEIGDTAFGGFAQLALPVIVALYWTGTTRKGMLSGVLGSQTFYLASVFVPVVPSSYLGGWSASIVGMVLGLILTVSVSLATVAAPEENASRFSNLQAE, encoded by the coding sequence GTGGCTAACGTACCGCTCCAGCTCGGGATCATCACCGCGTATCTCCTGATTGCGCTTGTAGTCGGACTGTTGGCGTATCGGGTAACCGACCGCACCGCCGAGGACTACTACCTGGCGAGTCGAACGTTCGGAACGGTCGTGTTGCTGTTCACGACCTTTGCGACCCTGTTGTCGGCGTTCACCTTCTTCGGGGGGCCGAACATATCGGCCGGGTCAGGGCCCGAGTGGATCCTCGTAATGGGTTTGATGGACGGCGTGCTCTTCGCCGTCCTCTGGTACGTGATCGGCTACAAACAGTGGTTGCTCGGCCAGCGGGAGGGGTATCTCACGCTCGGGCAGATGCTCGGCGATCGGTTCGGATCGACCGCACTTCGGGTGCTGGTTGCGGCCGTCAGCATCTTCTGGCTGTTTCCCTACGTCATGCTCCAGCAACAGGGGGCCGGTACGGCGCTGGTTGCCCTGACCGAGGGTGCAGTCCCCTACTGGGTCGGGGCCGGCGGGATCACTCTGTTTATGATCGTCTACGTGACCCTTGCAGGGATGCGTGGGGTTGCCTGGACGGACACCCTGCAGGGACTCTTTATGCTCGTGATGGTCTGGGGGGCGTTCGTCTGGGTTCTCGCAGCGGTCGGTGGACCGACCGCGGCGACCAGCAAACTCGCGAGCACCGATCCGGAGTTCCTCGCGCTCGGGGGCGGACTGTACTCGCCACAGTACGTCATCTCGACGGCCGTCTCGATCGCGTTCGGCGTGTCGATGTTCCCGCAGGTCAACCAGCGGTTTTTCGTCGCCGAGTCCAAGATGGTGCTCAAGCGGACCTTCGCGCTGTGGCCGGTGCTCGTCATCCTGCTGTTCGTCCCCGCGTTTATGCTCGGCGCCTGGGCCGCCGGCTATGGGATCTCGCCCGCGGACGGCAACGTCCTCCCGCTGTTGCTCAACGAGTTCACGCCCGGCTGGTTCGCAGCACTGGTCGTCGCCGGCGCGATGGCCGCGATGATGTCCTCCAGCGACTCGATGCTCCTGTCGGGATCGTCCTATCTCACGCGGGACATCTACCGGCAGGTCGTCTCGACAGCCACCCAGCGTCGGGAGGATCTGCTGGCCCGGGTCGGTGTCGCACTCTTTGCCGCTCTCACCTTCGTCGCGAGCCTGTTCCAGCCCGGGACGCTCGTGGAGATCGGTGACACCGCTTTCGGCGGGTTCGCACAGCTCGCGCTGCCAGTGATCGTGGCGCTGTACTGGACCGGAACGACCCGCAAGGGTATGCTTTCGGGCGTGCTCGGCAGTCAGACGTTTTACCTCGCCAGCGTCTTCGTGCCCGTCGTCCCGTCGTCGTATCTCGGCGGGTGGTCGGCCTCGATCGTCGGAATGGTCCTGGGCCTGATACTTACCGTGAGCGTCTCCCTGGCTACCGTCGCCGCACCCGAAGAAAACGCCAGCCGGTTCAGCAATCTACAGGCAGAGTAG